One Pseudomonas entomophila genomic window carries:
- a CDS encoding GNAT family N-acetyltransferase — MSLTIRPAVRGDAQQILAFITELADYERARHEVVATLADIERSLFDEGSTVRSLMCERDGQAIGFAVYFYSYSTWLGRNGIYLEDLYVTPEQRGDGAGRKLLRHIAREALANNCGRLEWSVLDWNEPAIGFYQSLGAQPQDEWVRYRLDGERLRQFAEG, encoded by the coding sequence ATGAGCTTGACCATCCGCCCTGCGGTGCGCGGCGACGCCCAGCAGATCCTCGCCTTCATCACCGAACTGGCCGACTACGAACGCGCCCGCCACGAAGTGGTGGCCACCCTCGCCGATATCGAGCGCAGCCTGTTCGACGAAGGCAGCACCGTGCGCAGCCTGATGTGCGAGCGCGACGGCCAGGCCATCGGCTTTGCCGTGTACTTCTACAGCTATTCCACCTGGCTGGGGCGCAATGGCATCTACCTGGAAGACCTCTACGTGACGCCCGAGCAACGCGGTGACGGCGCCGGGCGCAAGCTGCTGCGGCACATCGCCCGCGAGGCGCTGGCGAACAACTGCGGCCGCCTGGAGTGGAGCGTGCTGGACTGGAACGAACCGGCGATCGGTTTCTACCAGTCGCTGGGGGCGCAGCCACAGGATGAATGGGTGCGCTACCGGTTGGATGGCGAGCGGTTGCGGCAGTTTGCCGAAGGGTGA
- a CDS encoding Hcp family type VI secretion system effector — MAYQGYMRITGKLQGLISAGCGSQASIGNKCQAGHGDEIMVLSFNHSLSNPINAIRTTHHPVMVTKLVDKASPLLGQAVDGREVVDCDIHFYRTHPAGHREKYFSVRLEDALIVAQDIDVPHAVLMTDQETEERLYIRYRTISWIHHAAGTSGHASWGEQS, encoded by the coding sequence ATGGCTTATCAAGGCTACATGCGTATCACCGGCAAGCTTCAAGGCCTGATTTCGGCAGGCTGCGGTTCCCAGGCGTCCATCGGTAACAAGTGCCAGGCGGGGCACGGCGACGAGATCATGGTGCTCTCGTTCAATCACAGCCTCTCCAACCCCATCAATGCCATACGCACTACCCACCATCCGGTAATGGTCACCAAACTCGTCGACAAGGCCTCGCCCCTGCTTGGCCAGGCGGTGGATGGTCGGGAGGTGGTCGACTGCGATATCCACTTCTATCGCACGCACCCGGCAGGGCACCGGGAAAAGTACTTCTCCGTCAGGCTCGAGGACGCGTTGATCGTGGCTCAGGACATCGACGTACCCCATGCGGTGCTGATGACGGATCAGGAAACCGAAGAGCGGCTGTACATCCGCTATCGCACCATCAGCTGGATTCATCACGCGGCCGGTACCAGTGGGCACGCCTCGTGGGGGGAGCAGTCATGA
- a CDS encoding DUF3077 domain-containing protein produces the protein MDKELQIPRIKKLATTGVGHFGEGAQVSVQDPLFRVVAGHPLDHAVEQATVLMCAVHKISDLAMVETDHLPTLLTAVHYLSGMAKALAQDVNHGLMVGRGDE, from the coding sequence ATGGATAAGGAATTGCAAATCCCGCGCATCAAGAAACTCGCCACCACCGGCGTCGGGCATTTCGGCGAAGGCGCGCAGGTGAGTGTGCAAGACCCGCTGTTCCGCGTGGTGGCGGGGCATCCGCTGGACCATGCGGTGGAACAGGCGACCGTGCTGATGTGTGCTGTGCACAAGATCAGTGATCTGGCGATGGTGGAGACGGATCATCTGCCTACGCTGCTGACAGCGGTGCATTACCTCAGTGGCATGGCCAAGGCGTTGGCCCAGGATGTGAATCATGGGTTGATGGTTGGGCGGGGGGATGAGTAG
- a CDS encoding carbohydrate kinase family protein translates to MYLVCGEALFDVFSLESSSRSSELGFTAIAGGSPFNVAVGLRRLGVASALFGGLSSDYLGARLRRVLEEERVDCRYVVTSDAPTTLAMVGLDANGSAQYQFRGDGCADRQVMLEHLPVLDERVRGLHVGSYTLVVQPVADTLMALVERERDRRLISLDPNVRLNPQPDVALWRRQVEAFAGHAHVIKASEEDLALLYPGREARDVARGWLNERCRLVFITHGGDGASVHCAHGSWQRPADTSLPVHDSVGAGDTFQAAVLAYLARLGADSPAGVALLDRETIDAILAYAIRAAAITCSRVGPDLPIERELPSIP, encoded by the coding sequence ATGTACCTGGTGTGTGGCGAGGCCCTGTTCGATGTCTTCAGCCTGGAAAGCAGCAGCCGCAGCAGCGAGCTGGGGTTTACCGCGATTGCCGGTGGGTCGCCGTTCAACGTGGCGGTTGGCTTGCGGCGGTTGGGGGTGGCGTCGGCGTTGTTTGGCGGGTTGTCCAGCGACTACCTGGGTGCCCGGCTGCGCCGGGTGCTGGAAGAGGAACGGGTGGACTGCCGCTACGTGGTGACCAGCGATGCGCCGACCACATTGGCCATGGTCGGGCTGGATGCCAATGGCTCGGCGCAGTATCAGTTTCGCGGTGACGGGTGTGCGGATCGGCAGGTGATGCTGGAGCATCTGCCGGTGTTGGATGAGCGCGTGCGGGGGTTGCATGTGGGCTCGTACACCCTGGTGGTGCAGCCCGTGGCCGATACGCTGATGGCGCTGGTGGAGCGCGAGCGAGACCGACGGCTGATCAGCCTTGATCCGAATGTGCGGCTCAATCCGCAGCCGGATGTGGCGCTGTGGCGGCGGCAGGTGGAAGCCTTTGCTGGCCATGCCCATGTGATCAAGGCCAGTGAGGAAGACCTCGCCCTGCTCTATCCGGGCCGAGAGGCACGCGATGTAGCCCGTGGCTGGCTGAACGAACGGTGCCGGCTGGTGTTCATCACCCACGGTGGCGATGGGGCCAGCGTGCACTGTGCGCACGGATCATGGCAGCGCCCGGCGGATACCTCGCTACCCGTTCACGACTCCGTGGGCGCAGGCGACACCTTCCAAGCGGCCGTGCTCGCCTATCTGGCGCGCCTTGGCGCGGACAGCCCCGCAGGGGTGGCGCTGCTCGACCGGGAAACGATCGACGCAATACTGGCCTATGCAATCCGAGCCGCTGCGATTACCTGCTCCCGTGTAGGCCCCGACTTGCCCATTGAACGCGAACTTCCCTCGATCCCCTGA
- a CDS encoding alpha/beta fold hydrolase — MELIPWSHECAEGFTLRGWRTPPSGRPLLHFLHGNGFCSLAYQPLLLRLGEHFDLWLSDVQGHGDSDHGGVFRGWNRTAALAVEAFATERGEYGEVPRYAVGHSFGGVLTGLILAAEPGLFQRAVLLDPVLFSRGMIGMMGAAAMVGLHRRHTLARKAATRRSHWPDREAALASLQGRGIFKGWNDAALQAYVEHAIGDCGEGVVLKCRPSREVEIFSSFPERMWQSLTRIQTPTRILYGEHTYPFVPHSVRRLAGLNAQVTAQQVAGGHCFMQEDPAAAAEQIVAFLQA; from the coding sequence ATGGAGTTGATTCCCTGGTCCCATGAATGCGCCGAAGGCTTCACCTTGCGCGGCTGGCGCACACCACCGAGTGGCCGGCCGCTGTTGCACTTCCTGCATGGCAATGGTTTTTGCAGCCTGGCCTACCAGCCGCTGTTGCTGCGCCTGGGCGAGCATTTCGACCTGTGGCTGAGTGATGTCCAGGGCCATGGCGACAGCGACCATGGTGGGGTGTTCCGCGGCTGGAACCGCACCGCGGCGCTGGCGGTGGAGGCGTTCGCAACCGAGCGTGGCGAGTATGGCGAGGTGCCGCGGTATGCCGTGGGGCACAGCTTCGGTGGGGTGCTCACCGGGCTGATCCTGGCGGCCGAGCCTGGGCTGTTCCAGCGTGCGGTGTTGCTCGACCCGGTGCTGTTCAGCCGCGGCATGATCGGCATGATGGGGGCGGCGGCGATGGTCGGCCTGCACCGTCGCCACACCCTGGCGCGCAAGGCCGCGACCCGGCGCAGCCACTGGCCGGACCGCGAAGCGGCGCTGGCGTCGTTGCAGGGGCGGGGGATCTTCAAGGGCTGGAACGATGCGGCCTTGCAGGCCTATGTGGAGCATGCCATCGGCGATTGCGGCGAAGGCGTGGTGCTCAAGTGCCGGCCCAGCCGCGAAGTGGAGATCTTCAGTTCGTTCCCCGAGCGCATGTGGCAGAGCCTGACACGTATCCAGACCCCGACACGGATTCTCTACGGTGAACACACCTATCCCTTCGTGCCGCATTCGGTGCGGCGGTTGGCCGGGCTCAATGCCCAAGTGACCGCGCAGCAGGTGGCGGGCGGGCATTGCTTCATGCAGGAGGATCCGGCCGCCGCAGCAGAGCAGATAGTGGCGTTCCTGCAAGCCTGA
- a CDS encoding LysE family translocator, with protein sequence MPAMLASLDLLSAFVLFAFVSSITPGPNNTMLLASGVNFGVRRTIPHALGISVGFMVLVLAVGLGLGEVFKAWPPLYSILRYAGAAYLLYLAWKIATSGPMSGDTASGRKPLGFWGAAAFQWVNPKAWVMAVGAITTYTPAQGYVYNVIVIAAVFALVNLPSVGIWVMFGSALRNLLRNPRAVVLFNVLMAVLLVISLYPLLFVESAFS encoded by the coding sequence ATGCCCGCCATGCTTGCCTCTCTCGACCTGCTCAGCGCTTTCGTGCTGTTCGCCTTCGTCTCCTCCATCACCCCCGGCCCGAACAACACCATGTTGCTGGCCTCGGGGGTGAATTTCGGGGTGCGTCGCACCATCCCTCATGCCTTGGGGATCAGCGTCGGGTTCATGGTGCTGGTGCTGGCGGTGGGCCTGGGGCTGGGCGAGGTGTTCAAGGCCTGGCCGCCGCTGTACAGCATCCTGCGCTATGCGGGCGCCGCGTACCTGTTGTACCTGGCCTGGAAGATCGCCACCTCCGGGCCGATGTCCGGTGATACGGCCAGTGGCCGCAAACCGCTGGGCTTCTGGGGCGCGGCGGCGTTCCAGTGGGTCAACCCCAAGGCCTGGGTGATGGCGGTGGGGGCGATCACCACCTACACACCGGCCCAGGGCTATGTGTACAACGTCATCGTCATCGCTGCGGTGTTCGCCCTGGTGAACCTGCCCAGCGTGGGGATCTGGGTGATGTTCGGCAGCGCGCTGCGCAACCTGTTGCGCAACCCGCGCGCGGTGGTGCTGTTCAATGTCCTGATGGCCGTGCTGCTGGTGATTTCACTGTATCCGCTGCTGTTTGTAGAATCGGCGTTTTCCTGA
- a CDS encoding DUF4225 domain-containing protein, translating into MLCAFGGSSLLAHGANNIYENSRGLYEERENVRGPVRAAYQSASKALGYGERGGDIAYLGSDMALSIGVLFRPVLRPDAWRLFKYYRVDKEAAVRQMSKGGVFIEGAVNGNTGYQLYDEYKE; encoded by the coding sequence TTGTTATGTGCATTCGGCGGGAGCTCTCTACTTGCGCATGGGGCGAACAATATTTATGAGAATTCCAGGGGCCTCTATGAGGAGCGTGAGAATGTTCGAGGTCCTGTAAGGGCGGCCTATCAGAGTGCTTCAAAAGCCCTGGGTTATGGCGAACGTGGGGGAGATATAGCTTATCTGGGTAGTGATATGGCTTTGTCAATAGGTGTACTTTTTAGGCCTGTGCTGCGACCTGACGCTTGGCGGCTATTCAAATATTATCGGGTGGATAAAGAAGCGGCTGTCCGACAGATGAGCAAGGGCGGGGTTTTCATTGAGGGAGCAGTGAACGGAAATACGGGATACCAGCTTTATGATGAGTACAAAGAGTGA
- a CDS encoding DEAD/DEAH box helicase produces MPLLSLSPHSLPDHCKAVLYALVTSVPGKGKTSLLKLLRAMEIRDDGGRLLDATTLPALLEWLQSQGWIEVEQRNEGLYFCVAAQCRNSVLLSLLGTAEGGLRLHRINASLPALGQWQMPSRSRVLQALWLRLLSGDSQRLPESLYLSYRVLPVSEWHAQHPMRLLQCDPAGREVIGKLDETVRGLLIEDHLRLNNDLLGPVAESYALAKQEMALRPCPALRLQLIQQALWRGDWAVLQHYGEQELPLTTKCLQSMLRGQPDETLRLLRAWLTDQRKQTKKRKIDLPPLLNALYCLALIAENDSQHHAALKQALVLGTKENYGSAYPALYQVFERLQGNTPDLSYLRSTTLNGLDGLMLSLALYWLDAPLARGPDWRAKLEDYRGELDQQGYNWLAAEFDALIAMQFSVPRQLHDLHHDAGFKPLTALLQRQEAWQHALSALSQLKPANAPASAAGKKSTRLAWLLNLHRYGNQLEPREQKLGAKGQWSKGRPVALKRLMDEGDSLDFLSEQDRQVISTIQVSQSYYSHAEYELPLGMALPRLVGHPALFWHDAPDTHIDLQAGEASLHLQAEDGQIHLRLEPQGIVTADTFYIHQQTPTRLQIYPVNSDLRQIARIIGDGLRVPQSGKAQLIEAVSAIAPLLPVHSDLPELSVNLEQEPADTRLYAHLLPLAEGLRLQLLVRPLAESSWFRPGQGAQNVLGERDGKPLQVCRDLEGERQALQQVLHACPGLANATSDGQEWQLDQPQDALQVLGELHALDGDLLHCVWPEGERLRIKGRLNLDALKLGLRKQGDWFILQGEVALDDGKVLQLRQLLELLKASPGRFLKLDERDWLALDKRLRQRLEELAYLADRVTDQGLRLSPLTTPLLAGLAAEVSEFKTDKSWQAHLEKLQSMRDLQPLLPRTLQADLRAYQHEGFTWLARLAQWGVGACLADDMGLGKTVQLLAVLLQRAAGGPQLVVAPTSVTLNWQAESRRFAPQLKLHLYQQARSLAGLGPGDLVITSYGLLQQDSAAFAACHWHSVVLDEAQAIKNAQTKRSQAVMALQADFRVVATGTPLENHLGELWNLFRFINPGLLGSQEHFNSRFATPIEQGDAAARRALKALIQPFILRRLKSQVLDELPARTEITYKVPLSDEEAHLYEALRQQAVSNVSDLAPGAGRSFQILTEITRLRRFCCHPALVTPGSTLPGSKFQAVTAIVEELLDNGHKALIFSQYVDHLSIVRTWFEQKDIAYQYLDGSVPAKERESRVNAFQAGAGEVFLISLKAGGSGLNLTAADYVIHLDPWWNPAVEDQASDRAYRIGQQRPVTIYRLVAENTIEEQIVALHARKRDLADSLLEGGEVSAKMDADALLALLAGSLQ; encoded by the coding sequence ATGCCCCTTCTCTCCCTCTCCCCCCACTCGCTGCCTGATCATTGCAAGGCTGTGCTCTATGCGCTGGTAACCTCGGTTCCTGGCAAAGGTAAAACCTCGCTGCTCAAACTGCTGCGGGCCATGGAGATCCGTGACGATGGTGGCAGGCTGCTTGACGCCACGACCTTACCCGCCTTGCTGGAGTGGTTGCAAAGCCAAGGCTGGATCGAAGTAGAGCAGCGCAACGAAGGCCTGTATTTCTGCGTGGCGGCTCAGTGTCGTAACAGCGTGCTCCTCAGCCTGCTGGGCACAGCCGAGGGGGGCCTGCGCTTGCACCGGATCAACGCCAGTTTGCCTGCACTTGGGCAATGGCAAATGCCTAGCAGATCCCGAGTACTGCAAGCGCTTTGGCTACGCCTGCTGAGCGGCGACAGCCAGCGACTGCCCGAGTCGCTGTACCTGTCGTACAGGGTGCTCCCCGTGAGCGAGTGGCATGCCCAGCACCCTATGCGCCTCCTGCAGTGCGATCCGGCCGGGCGGGAAGTGATCGGCAAACTGGACGAGACGGTACGTGGGCTGCTGATCGAGGATCACCTGCGCCTGAACAACGACCTGCTGGGGCCGGTAGCCGAGAGCTATGCATTGGCCAAGCAGGAGATGGCACTCAGGCCATGCCCCGCATTGCGCCTGCAACTGATTCAACAGGCGCTTTGGCGTGGCGACTGGGCGGTGCTGCAACACTATGGTGAGCAGGAGCTGCCTCTGACGACAAAATGCCTTCAGTCAATGCTGCGCGGCCAGCCCGACGAGACCCTGCGATTGCTGCGGGCTTGGCTCACCGATCAGCGCAAACAGACCAAAAAGCGCAAAATCGACCTGCCACCGTTGCTCAATGCACTGTACTGCCTGGCGCTGATCGCTGAGAACGACAGCCAGCACCACGCTGCGCTCAAACAGGCACTGGTTCTAGGTACAAAGGAAAACTACGGCAGCGCTTATCCCGCGCTCTATCAGGTGTTCGAGCGATTGCAAGGCAACACGCCGGACTTGTCCTACCTGCGGTCAACCACCCTCAATGGTCTGGATGGGCTGATGCTCTCCCTGGCACTGTACTGGCTGGATGCCCCACTCGCGCGTGGGCCCGATTGGCGCGCGAAGCTGGAAGATTACCGAGGCGAACTCGATCAACAGGGTTACAACTGGCTGGCGGCAGAATTCGACGCCCTGATCGCGATGCAATTCAGCGTGCCCCGGCAGCTTCACGACCTGCATCACGATGCAGGTTTCAAACCACTGACTGCGCTGCTTCAGCGCCAGGAAGCCTGGCAGCATGCCCTTAGCGCACTGAGCCAGCTGAAACCGGCCAATGCACCGGCCTCCGCAGCTGGCAAGAAGAGCACCCGCCTGGCGTGGTTGTTGAATCTTCATCGCTACGGCAACCAGCTTGAGCCGCGCGAGCAGAAACTGGGTGCCAAGGGACAATGGAGCAAGGGCCGCCCCGTGGCACTCAAACGCCTGATGGACGAGGGCGACAGCCTGGACTTTCTCAGCGAACAAGACCGCCAGGTGATCAGCACGATCCAGGTCAGCCAGTCCTACTATTCCCACGCCGAGTACGAATTGCCGCTTGGCATGGCCCTGCCCAGGTTAGTCGGCCATCCGGCGTTGTTCTGGCACGATGCCCCCGACACACACATCGATCTACAGGCAGGCGAAGCCAGCCTGCACCTTCAGGCTGAGGACGGGCAGATCCATTTGCGCCTCGAGCCGCAGGGCATCGTCACCGCCGACACCTTCTACATTCATCAGCAAACACCGACCCGTTTGCAGATCTACCCGGTCAACAGCGATCTGCGCCAGATCGCCAGGATCATCGGCGACGGCCTGCGTGTACCGCAATCGGGCAAGGCGCAACTGATCGAAGCCGTCAGTGCCATCGCACCGCTGCTGCCCGTCCATTCGGACCTGCCCGAGCTCTCGGTGAACCTTGAACAGGAACCTGCCGATACGCGCCTGTACGCGCATTTGCTGCCACTTGCCGAGGGTTTGCGCTTGCAACTGCTGGTGCGCCCTTTGGCCGAGAGCAGTTGGTTTCGCCCGGGCCAGGGCGCACAGAACGTGCTTGGCGAGCGCGACGGCAAACCCTTGCAGGTCTGCCGCGACCTGGAGGGCGAACGCCAGGCACTGCAACAGGTACTGCATGCCTGCCCCGGCCTGGCCAACGCCACTAGCGATGGCCAGGAATGGCAGTTGGACCAGCCTCAGGATGCCTTGCAGGTACTCGGCGAACTGCATGCATTGGACGGCGACTTGCTGCACTGCGTCTGGCCAGAGGGCGAGCGCCTGCGCATAAAGGGCCGCTTGAACCTCGACGCGCTCAAGCTGGGCCTGCGCAAACAGGGTGACTGGTTCATCCTGCAAGGGGAAGTCGCACTCGATGACGGCAAAGTGCTGCAACTGCGCCAGCTTCTGGAACTGCTCAAGGCCAGCCCTGGACGCTTCCTCAAGCTCGACGAGCGCGACTGGCTGGCACTCGACAAGCGCTTGCGCCAACGCCTGGAGGAACTGGCGTATCTGGCTGATCGGGTCACGGACCAAGGCCTTCGCCTCAGCCCGCTGACTACCCCGTTGCTGGCCGGGCTGGCCGCCGAGGTGAGCGAGTTCAAGACCGATAAAAGCTGGCAGGCGCACCTCGAAAAACTGCAGTCGATGCGCGACCTCCAGCCTCTGCTCCCTCGCACCCTGCAGGCCGACCTGCGCGCCTATCAGCATGAGGGTTTCACCTGGTTGGCACGCCTGGCTCAATGGGGTGTCGGCGCATGCCTGGCCGACGACATGGGCCTGGGCAAGACGGTACAGCTGCTGGCCGTTCTGCTGCAGCGGGCCGCCGGTGGCCCGCAACTGGTCGTGGCACCGACGTCGGTGACCCTCAACTGGCAGGCTGAGAGCCGGCGTTTCGCGCCACAACTGAAACTGCATCTGTATCAGCAAGCGCGCAGTCTGGCAGGTCTCGGCCCCGGCGACCTGGTGATCACCAGCTATGGGCTATTGCAGCAGGACAGCGCAGCCTTCGCCGCCTGCCACTGGCACAGCGTTGTGCTGGACGAGGCCCAGGCCATCAAGAATGCCCAGACCAAACGCTCTCAAGCGGTAATGGCCTTGCAGGCCGATTTCCGCGTGGTCGCCACTGGCACCCCGCTGGAAAACCACTTGGGCGAGTTGTGGAACCTGTTCCGATTCATCAACCCAGGGCTGCTCGGCAGCCAGGAACACTTCAACAGCCGCTTCGCTACCCCCATCGAGCAGGGTGATGCAGCAGCCCGACGGGCTCTGAAAGCGCTTATCCAGCCCTTTATCCTGCGCCGCCTGAAAAGCCAGGTGCTCGATGAATTACCCGCACGCACGGAGATTACCTACAAAGTACCGCTCTCCGATGAAGAGGCTCACCTCTACGAGGCCCTTCGCCAGCAAGCGGTGAGCAATGTCTCTGATCTGGCGCCCGGAGCAGGCAGATCATTCCAGATACTCACGGAGATCACCCGTCTGCGACGGTTCTGCTGCCACCCGGCCCTGGTGACTCCAGGCTCGACCCTGCCTGGCAGCAAGTTCCAGGCTGTCACCGCAATCGTCGAAGAGCTTTTGGACAATGGCCATAAGGCCTTGATCTTCAGCCAGTACGTCGATCACCTGAGTATCGTCCGTACCTGGTTCGAGCAAAAAGACATCGCCTACCAGTACCTCGATGGCAGCGTGCCCGCCAAGGAACGGGAAAGCCGAGTCAATGCCTTCCAGGCTGGCGCGGGTGAAGTCTTCCTCATCAGCCTGAAAGCTGGCGGCAGCGGCCTTAACCTCACCGCCGCCGACTATGTGATCCACCTCGATCCCTGGTGGAACCCGGCGGTGGAGGATCAGGCCAGTGACCGTGCCTATCGCATCGGCCAGCAGCGTCCGGTGACGATCTACCGGCTGGTAGCCGAGAACACCATCGAGGAGCAGATCGTCGCCCTGCATGCTCGCAAACGAGACCTGGCCGACAGCTTGCTGGAGGGCGGTGAAGTGAGTGCCAAAATGGATGCTGATGCTCTGTTGGCGCTGCTTGCGGGGTCGCTGCAATGA
- a CDS encoding DUF4225 domain-containing protein — MSQREEYGGRLDEAYWEVNAAASRLISYGCGGSAKYLSDRRLRMQFNRELAYYARRVLDDVYDRKSSAGDALIELRNERDRLKAQSRRIGLQAVGVVGGTGQVITGAGICYASLGLLCATLGSPMIAHGGNNIYENARGLYEGREGVEGPVRKGYQAVSKRLGYTEREGTLAYLAGDGALSVGGLVRLVPKADAWKLYKYYLFDKEMAVRQMSKFAVFVEGLTSGATAYQFSEEAKK; from the coding sequence ATGAGCCAGCGCGAAGAATATGGTGGGCGGCTGGATGAGGCGTATTGGGAGGTGAATGCGGCGGCGTCTAGGTTGATCAGTTATGGCTGTGGGGGCAGTGCCAAATACCTGAGCGATCGGCGGTTGCGGATGCAGTTCAATCGGGAACTGGCTTATTACGCGCGGCGAGTTTTGGATGATGTGTACGACCGTAAATCCAGTGCTGGGGATGCGCTTATTGAGCTGAGGAATGAGAGGGACAGGCTGAAAGCTCAGTCGAGGCGTATCGGCTTGCAGGCGGTGGGAGTCGTTGGTGGAACAGGCCAGGTGATTACCGGTGCCGGTATTTGTTACGCATCGCTTGGATTGCTGTGCGCTACGTTGGGATCACCGATGATCGCGCACGGAGGGAATAACATATATGAGAATGCCCGAGGTTTGTATGAAGGGCGAGAGGGTGTGGAAGGACCGGTCAGGAAAGGCTATCAGGCGGTCTCAAAACGCTTAGGGTATACCGAGCGGGAGGGGACACTAGCCTATTTGGCTGGTGATGGGGCACTGTCGGTAGGTGGCTTAGTTCGGTTAGTGCCAAAGGCAGATGCGTGGAAGCTTTACAAGTATTATCTGTTTGACAAGGAAATGGCGGTGCGGCAGATGAGTAAGTTTGCCGTTTTTGTGGAAGGCCTTACGAGTGGTGCAACGGCCTATCAGTTTAGTGAAGAAGCTAAGAAGTGA
- a CDS encoding Hcp family type VI secretion system effector, with the protein MAFNGYMSIKGNRQGLISAGCNTQPSIGNKCQLVHQDEITVLSFNHAIATPDTNQRAVHQPVVITKHIDKATPLLAQAVDSREVVDCDIQLYRIHSAGHREKYFSVRLEGAVVVSQELDVPHVTLLTDQDAEERLLISYRAISWIHHAAGTTGYATWGEEL; encoded by the coding sequence ATGGCGTTCAACGGCTACATGAGTATCAAAGGCAATCGACAGGGGTTGATTTCGGCGGGGTGCAATACCCAGCCATCCATTGGCAACAAATGCCAGCTCGTGCACCAGGACGAAATAACGGTGCTGTCCTTCAATCACGCTATTGCCACCCCTGATACCAACCAACGGGCTGTGCATCAGCCCGTGGTAATCACCAAGCACATCGACAAGGCCACACCCTTGCTGGCCCAGGCCGTGGACAGCCGGGAAGTGGTCGACTGCGATATCCAGCTGTACCGCATTCATTCGGCGGGCCATCGGGAAAAGTACTTCTCCGTAAGGCTGGAGGGCGCGGTGGTCGTCAGCCAGGAGCTGGACGTGCCCCACGTGACACTCTTGACCGATCAGGATGCCGAAGAGCGGCTGCTTATCAGCTATCGGGCCATCAGCTGGATTCATCACGCTGCCGGTACTACCGGGTACGCCACGTGGGGGGAGGAGCTATGA
- a CDS encoding DUF3077 domain-containing protein translates to MDKDEQAKGTGDPKIISLVERTKRRSVRDWVQAIPGLPTEDVLQETSIILGCITGLTYQALSKPKEAQTLMRATYYLSGMAKAMIDGQLPANQAGKGERE, encoded by the coding sequence ATGGACAAGGACGAGCAAGCGAAGGGCACTGGGGACCCGAAAATCATCAGCCTGGTCGAGCGCACCAAACGGCGTTCGGTGCGCGACTGGGTACAGGCGATCCCCGGGTTGCCGACGGAGGACGTGCTGCAGGAAACATCCATCATCCTGGGCTGCATCACCGGGCTGACGTACCAGGCATTGAGCAAACCGAAAGAGGCGCAGACGCTGATGCGCGCCACGTACTACCTCAGCGGCATGGCCAAGGCGATGATCGATGGGCAGTTGCCGGCGAACCAGGCTGGCAAGGGTGAGCGCGAGTGA